In Quercus lobata isolate SW786 chromosome 12, ValleyOak3.0 Primary Assembly, whole genome shotgun sequence, a genomic segment contains:
- the LOC115972355 gene encoding monothiol glutaredoxin-S6-like, giving the protein MDVVTGLVAEKPVVIFSKSSCCMSHSINSLICSFGANPTVYELDQIPNGRQIERALLQLGCQPSVPAVFIGQEFIGGANEVMSLQVRNELVPLLIRSKAIWIWNKSK; this is encoded by the coding sequence ATGGATGTGGTGACAGGGTTGGTGGCTGAAAAGCCAGTAGTGATCTTCAGCAAGAGCTCTTGTTGCATGAGCCACTCCATAAATTCACTAATATGTAGCTTTGGGGCAAACCCTACAGTCTATGAGCTTGATCAGATACCAAATGGAAGGCAAATTGAAAGAGCACTGTTGCAGTTGGGGTGTCAACCAAGCGTACCAGCTGTGTTCATAGGGCAAGAGTTCATTGGTGGTGCAAATGAGGTTATGAGCCTCCAAGTAAGGAATGAGCTGGTCCCATTACTCATAAGGTCCAAAGCTATATGGATTTGGaataaaagtaaataa